One segment of Rhodopirellula baltica SH 1 DNA contains the following:
- a CDS encoding HEAT repeat domain-containing protein, translating to MNATTALQRCRFGLVWITLSLTAAGGCTSFWKRDQNDPSNNPKLAKLLKVPDPPDLIREAAIPHGMQSVRVNGVAIVNALPDSGGPALPSTFRDMLLEEMKRKEIPNPNDFLELNTTALVQVLGTIPPGSRRGDTIDLEILTPTKTEATDLHGGWLLDTRLRHQKVLDSAVRSSDVLAVGTGPVLTRGDHEGEADGALRVQGTVLSGGVVQNDRKLGLVLRPDFQHVKMSAAIAQAINHRFYFFDGSTRRGIAEPIEDDFIQLDVHPRYRNSVSRLMAVIRAIGVAPESSNTQVRLTELGERMKLPAKAADAALQLEGLGEPAIPTLLDAVQSSNPELRFYAAEALAYLDREEAVDPLIAAIRAEPAFRAPALKALEDMQHHNVVEGLQRLMDSPSLETRYGGFSTLRNREDGRQKLAGQNLRGTYRLYQVASTAKPAVVVSLRRNPEIVLFGDVQPLQIETFFLGPSGIMIRSVPETGQLRISRFQAGKDDAFAEVDNTLAGMLEGLTEVGGGYGDAVALLRMAKTQGILPDQLAFDPLPKNLRTYYRNEGSDEDDSDEDSKGFASDSDEESDGV from the coding sequence ATGAACGCAACTACCGCTCTCCAACGCTGCCGATTCGGGTTGGTGTGGATCACGCTGTCGCTGACCGCCGCTGGCGGATGCACATCGTTTTGGAAACGTGATCAGAACGACCCGTCGAACAATCCAAAATTGGCCAAATTGCTGAAGGTTCCTGATCCGCCGGATTTAATTCGAGAAGCGGCCATTCCTCATGGAATGCAAAGCGTTCGCGTCAATGGCGTTGCGATTGTCAACGCGTTGCCCGACTCCGGCGGCCCCGCATTGCCTTCTACCTTTCGCGACATGTTGCTGGAGGAGATGAAACGGAAAGAGATTCCAAATCCAAATGATTTCTTGGAACTCAACACCACCGCGCTTGTTCAAGTGCTGGGAACGATTCCACCAGGGTCACGTCGTGGCGACACGATCGATTTGGAAATCTTGACCCCTACGAAAACCGAAGCGACCGACCTACACGGTGGTTGGCTGCTTGACACTCGCCTTCGTCACCAAAAAGTTCTCGACAGTGCCGTTCGCAGCAGCGATGTGTTGGCGGTTGGTACCGGACCCGTGCTCACGCGAGGCGATCATGAAGGCGAAGCAGACGGTGCGTTGCGAGTCCAAGGTACGGTTTTGTCCGGCGGTGTCGTGCAGAACGATCGCAAGTTGGGATTGGTTTTGCGGCCTGATTTTCAACACGTCAAAATGTCGGCGGCAATCGCTCAAGCCATCAACCATCGTTTCTATTTCTTTGACGGATCAACTCGTCGCGGCATCGCCGAACCGATCGAAGACGACTTCATTCAGTTGGATGTCCATCCTCGTTACCGCAACAGTGTCTCTCGCTTGATGGCGGTTATTCGTGCGATCGGTGTGGCACCTGAATCATCCAACACGCAGGTGCGTCTGACGGAACTTGGCGAACGCATGAAGCTGCCTGCGAAGGCTGCCGATGCGGCGTTGCAGTTGGAAGGGCTCGGCGAACCAGCCATTCCAACTTTGCTGGATGCGGTTCAGTCGTCCAACCCCGAATTGCGTTTCTATGCCGCGGAAGCGTTGGCTTACTTGGATCGCGAAGAAGCGGTGGATCCATTGATCGCGGCGATTCGCGCGGAGCCCGCGTTCCGTGCGCCAGCGCTCAAAGCACTCGAAGACATGCAACACCACAATGTGGTCGAGGGTCTGCAGCGTTTGATGGATTCGCCCAGCTTGGAGACTCGCTATGGAGGATTCAGCACACTGCGAAATCGTGAAGATGGCCGACAAAAACTCGCCGGACAAAATCTTCGTGGAACCTATCGGCTCTATCAAGTTGCATCGACCGCGAAACCCGCCGTCGTGGTATCGCTGCGTCGCAATCCAGAGATCGTTTTGTTCGGCGATGTTCAACCATTGCAGATCGAAACGTTCTTCTTAGGCCCATCGGGGATCATGATTCGCTCCGTGCCTGAAACCGGACAGCTTCGGATCAGCCGTTTTCAAGCGGGCAAAGACGATGCGTTTGCCGAAGTCGACAACACGCTCGCTGGGATGCTGGAAGGCCTGACGGAAGTCGGCGGAGGCTATGGCGATGCGGTTGCACTGCTGAGAATGGCCAAGACGCAAGGCATCCTGCCCGATCAGTTGGCTTTCGATCCGCTGCCAAAGAACCTGAGAACCTATTATCGCAACGAAGGTTCTGACGAAGACGACTCGGACGAGGATAGCAAAGGATTCGCCAGTGACTCCGATGAAGAATCCGACGGAGTCTGA
- a CDS encoding c-type cytochrome, whose protein sequence is MIRCCSQLDSHHFAKTRRLIAGCVFLLALPAISPSVHATEFAKTSANPQGNALRSDTRAIELGWEVLTRKALLPSDFSQEVINDIWRSWPDEAREKVENASPEDRLRAIYYRYGLSERPELVVRDDGVATFHSAEEQDSVGPPMQYVVDEDGNWTMNCLSCHGGSVYGTPTPGAPNNRYALQTLTEEVRSTKFRLGKPLGRMELGSLVIPLGTTNGTTNAVVFGMGLMHYRDSQLNLVQKTPQTFVHHDMDAPPWWHFYKRPYLYIDGFAQKGHRGLMQFTLVPENGPDFYREHENDFRNVFAFLSSLRAPKYDGPIDEDLAETGRHLFAQTCSRCHGTYGDDGGSYPNQMVSIDEIGTDPVRFEALPSEGRQKYADSWFAELGPGNSQKTLVNPEGYVAPPLDGVWASPPYFHNGSVPTLWHVLHPEERPVVWRRSEEAIDRERVGFQIELAEKTPLFQPDVLIRRSYFDTRRFGKNASGHDYPDELNEAEKRAVLEYLKTL, encoded by the coding sequence ATGATTCGTTGTTGTTCCCAGCTCGATAGCCACCACTTCGCGAAAACGCGTCGGCTGATTGCCGGTTGCGTTTTTTTGCTCGCGTTGCCTGCCATTTCCCCGAGTGTTCACGCCACCGAATTCGCGAAGACTTCGGCGAATCCGCAGGGCAATGCCTTGCGGTCGGACACTCGCGCGATCGAGCTCGGCTGGGAAGTGCTGACTCGAAAAGCGTTGTTGCCCAGCGACTTTTCTCAGGAAGTGATTAACGACATCTGGAGAAGCTGGCCCGATGAGGCTCGCGAAAAGGTCGAAAACGCGTCACCGGAAGACCGACTGCGAGCGATCTATTATCGCTACGGATTGTCGGAACGTCCCGAATTGGTCGTGCGAGACGACGGCGTCGCAACGTTTCATTCTGCGGAAGAACAGGACTCCGTCGGCCCGCCAATGCAGTATGTCGTTGATGAAGACGGCAACTGGACGATGAATTGCCTTTCCTGCCACGGTGGTTCCGTCTACGGGACGCCAACGCCCGGTGCCCCCAACAACCGTTACGCTCTTCAAACGCTCACCGAAGAAGTCCGCAGCACCAAGTTTCGATTGGGCAAACCGCTGGGTCGAATGGAGTTGGGTTCGCTGGTCATTCCCCTGGGTACGACCAACGGAACCACCAATGCAGTGGTGTTCGGCATGGGGCTGATGCACTATCGGGATTCGCAACTGAATCTCGTTCAAAAGACACCTCAGACATTCGTTCATCACGACATGGACGCTCCGCCTTGGTGGCACTTCTATAAGCGGCCGTACCTCTACATTGATGGGTTCGCACAAAAGGGGCATCGCGGGTTGATGCAGTTCACGCTGGTCCCCGAAAACGGCCCCGATTTTTATCGCGAGCATGAAAACGACTTCCGAAACGTTTTCGCGTTCCTGTCGTCATTGCGGGCACCGAAGTATGACGGCCCGATCGATGAAGACCTCGCCGAAACCGGACGTCATTTGTTCGCACAAACTTGCTCGCGTTGCCACGGAACTTACGGCGATGACGGCGGAAGCTACCCGAACCAAATGGTTTCGATCGATGAGATTGGAACTGATCCCGTCCGTTTCGAAGCCCTTCCCAGCGAAGGTCGTCAGAAGTACGCGGATTCCTGGTTCGCTGAACTCGGGCCCGGAAACTCACAGAAAACGCTGGTCAATCCTGAAGGCTACGTCGCGCCGCCTTTGGATGGCGTATGGGCTAGCCCACCGTACTTTCACAACGGCAGCGTTCCGACTCTATGGCATGTCCTACACCCCGAGGAGCGACCTGTTGTGTGGAGACGATCCGAAGAAGCAATCGATCGTGAGCGAGTTGGTTTTCAGATTGAATTGGCAGAGAAAACGCCTTTGTTCCAGCCCGATGTCCTGATTCGACGCAGCTATTTTGACACCCGTCGGTTTGGCAAAAATGCCTCTGGCCACGACTATCCCGACGAATTGAACGAAGCGGAAAAGCGAGCGGTTTTGGAATATCTCAAAACGCTTTGA
- the rdgB gene encoding RdgB/HAM1 family non-canonical purine NTP pyrophosphatase, with the protein MFDLVLGTGNAKKLVELRMMLPEETIALTALSEIENAIDVVEDGETFSANAAKKATEQAKHLERWVLAEDSGLSVDALKGAPGVYSARYAGTHGDDEANNEKLLRELTDVPMDRRGAQFNCHLCLSDPDGNVRLAESGICRGRIATERSGGAGFGYDPLFVIPEYHKTFGELNLTVKRALSHRSRALRLFIPQLLRLVQSNSTSA; encoded by the coding sequence ATGTTTGATCTCGTTCTCGGAACCGGCAACGCAAAGAAGCTCGTTGAGCTTCGGATGATGTTGCCCGAAGAAACAATCGCCCTGACCGCGTTGTCAGAAATAGAAAACGCGATCGACGTGGTCGAAGACGGCGAAACGTTTTCCGCGAACGCTGCGAAGAAGGCGACCGAACAAGCCAAGCATCTTGAACGCTGGGTCTTGGCCGAAGACAGCGGATTGTCCGTCGATGCGTTGAAAGGCGCCCCGGGCGTTTACTCCGCTCGGTATGCCGGAACACATGGCGACGACGAAGCGAACAACGAGAAACTTCTGCGTGAACTGACGGACGTGCCAATGGATCGCCGCGGGGCACAGTTCAATTGCCACCTTTGTCTGTCTGATCCCGACGGCAACGTCCGACTCGCGGAGTCCGGAATTTGTCGCGGTCGAATCGCGACGGAACGAAGCGGTGGCGCAGGATTTGGATACGACCCGCTGTTTGTGATCCCCGAATATCACAAAACATTTGGCGAGCTGAACCTGACCGTGAAGCGAGCTCTCAGCCATCGCTCACGAGCACTGCGTCTCTTCATTCCGCAATTGCTAAGATTGGTTCAGTCCAACTCGACTTCCGCATAA
- the queD gene encoding 6-carboxytetrahydropterin synthase QueD: MRRFTFCSGHRLVGHEGKCQNLHGHNYVLEVYVTGEEQDAIGRILDFKQLKTRCKNWIDENWDHTFVLWKKDQNGLDAIRSSEPHRIYELESNPTAENMAKHFLEKICPSILGDSGATAYKVRLWESEETYAEVELD, from the coding sequence ATGCGTCGCTTTACGTTCTGCTCTGGGCACCGATTGGTCGGCCACGAAGGGAAATGCCAAAACCTGCATGGGCACAATTATGTGTTGGAGGTCTACGTGACCGGAGAAGAGCAGGATGCGATCGGACGTATCCTCGACTTCAAACAGCTCAAAACTCGCTGTAAGAACTGGATCGACGAGAACTGGGACCACACGTTTGTATTGTGGAAAAAGGATCAGAACGGATTGGATGCGATCCGCAGTTCAGAGCCTCACCGGATCTACGAGCTGGAAAGCAATCCAACCGCGGAGAACATGGCCAAGCACTTCCTGGAAAAGATCTGCCCTTCGATTCTGGGCGATTCCGGAGCGACCGCTTACAAGGTTCGCCTTTGGGAAAGCGAAGAGACTTATGCGGAAGTCGAGTTGGACTGA
- a CDS encoding Gfo/Idh/MocA family protein: MVDKLNADQKEVGSHNYYSAVGSYYDVNRRDFLRGIVATGAVSGAGLGAAYFGYSKVTDPVRVAVIGTGDEGNVLIGGCNPEYVDVKAICDIRPFSQFRAFHGDWSSSSALKRRPGLISVAGYKDEAEARKNVKVYDGSNGGIMACLDDPDIEAVIIALPLWLHAPVAAQAMERGLHVLTEKLMAHNVAQCKVMSRMAGSMEDKNGNPIHLATGHQRHYNVKYQDAINLIRWGLLGQLHHIRAQWHRSNVPGADSWSMPIPGGEMVNGKNFDRIAKDIEYRKKKLNETTDPDEMIRLKMEIDQWTAWDADKSVDPKEFGYENFSLGDKTFSAMEELHRWRLFDRTGAGLMAELGSHQLDAVSIFLSSLRDDKKKVHPLSVHAVGGRHIMPLDREVGDHVYCMFEFPGPEYSSTFDVGYYDRVERYPNPESPGNGPVAGYETDPNKKVVVTYSSINGNGFGGWGEVVMGTKGTLILDKETDVYLYRNSDTSSKAGVVKKDAGFALDTSASGDYAAPVAQAASSGPVSRGYREEIEHWAYCIRNPDGENKPRCYPEVAMGDAVIALGTNVALKRSAKGESGYLQFKEEWFDIDNDATPDDSDIAAETEFMKKPVA; this comes from the coding sequence ATGGTAGACAAGCTCAACGCCGATCAAAAAGAAGTCGGCTCACACAATTACTATTCCGCCGTCGGCAGTTACTACGACGTCAATCGTCGTGACTTCCTTCGCGGGATCGTCGCCACCGGAGCCGTCAGCGGCGCCGGCCTGGGTGCGGCTTACTTCGGATACAGCAAAGTCACCGACCCGGTCCGCGTTGCGGTCATCGGCACCGGCGACGAAGGCAACGTGTTGATTGGTGGTTGCAACCCCGAGTACGTGGACGTCAAAGCAATCTGCGACATTCGTCCATTCAGCCAATTCCGAGCTTTCCACGGTGACTGGTCGTCCTCATCGGCTCTGAAACGCCGTCCGGGTTTGATCAGCGTTGCTGGTTACAAAGACGAAGCGGAAGCTCGCAAGAACGTCAAAGTCTATGACGGATCCAACGGCGGCATCATGGCGTGCCTGGACGATCCCGATATCGAAGCGGTGATCATTGCATTGCCACTTTGGTTGCACGCTCCCGTCGCCGCTCAAGCGATGGAACGTGGCCTTCACGTTCTGACCGAAAAACTGATGGCCCACAACGTGGCTCAGTGCAAAGTCATGTCGCGGATGGCCGGCAGCATGGAAGACAAGAACGGGAACCCGATTCACTTGGCGACCGGTCACCAACGTCACTACAACGTCAAATATCAAGACGCGATCAACCTGATCCGATGGGGTTTGCTGGGGCAACTGCACCACATCCGTGCCCAGTGGCACCGCAGCAACGTGCCTGGCGCAGATAGTTGGTCGATGCCGATCCCCGGTGGCGAAATGGTCAACGGAAAGAACTTCGATCGGATCGCGAAGGACATTGAATACCGCAAGAAGAAGCTGAACGAGACCACTGACCCAGACGAAATGATTCGTTTGAAAATGGAGATCGATCAGTGGACCGCTTGGGACGCCGACAAAAGCGTCGACCCGAAGGAGTTTGGCTACGAAAACTTCTCGCTCGGCGACAAAACCTTCAGTGCAATGGAAGAACTCCACCGCTGGCGATTGTTCGATCGCACCGGCGCAGGCCTGATGGCAGAACTGGGCAGCCACCAACTGGATGCCGTCAGCATTTTCCTCAGCTCGTTGCGTGACGACAAGAAGAAAGTTCACCCACTGAGCGTCCACGCCGTTGGTGGACGTCACATCATGCCATTGGATCGTGAAGTCGGCGACCACGTCTACTGCATGTTCGAGTTCCCTGGGCCAGAATACAGCAGCACGTTCGATGTTGGTTACTACGACCGTGTCGAGCGTTATCCCAACCCGGAAAGCCCCGGAAACGGACCTGTTGCTGGCTACGAAACCGATCCAAACAAGAAGGTCGTTGTGACCTACTCGTCGATCAACGGCAACGGCTTTGGTGGCTGGGGCGAAGTCGTCATGGGCACAAAGGGAACGCTGATCCTGGACAAGGAAACCGACGTTTACTTGTACCGCAACAGCGACACCAGCAGCAAAGCTGGAGTTGTGAAGAAGGACGCTGGCTTCGCCTTGGACACATCCGCCAGCGGCGATTATGCCGCTCCGGTTGCCCAAGCCGCTTCGAGTGGCCCAGTCAGTCGCGGGTACCGCGAAGAGATCGAGCACTGGGCCTACTGCATTCGCAACCCGGACGGCGAAAACAAACCTCGCTGCTACCCCGAAGTCGCCATGGGTGACGCGGTCATCGCGCTTGGAACCAACGTGGCTCTGAAGCGTTCAGCCAAGGGCGAAAGCGGTTACCTGCAGTTCAAAGAAGAATGGTTCGACATCGACAACGATGCGACTCCGGACGACAGCGACATCGCTGCGGAAACCGAGTTCATGAAGAAACCTGTGGCATAG
- a CDS encoding sialidase family protein, with the protein MNRTIPLAVCFILSTLGVLQAQDSTFLAPPKYIGPPQTIHAVTNRAFTGIPSLAVSRGGRLWATWYAGKTPREDANNYVVLSTSGDGGETWEEVLVVDPDEDGPVRAYDPELWIAPDGKLRLIWAQAVGHLGTIAGVWFLEIEDPDMGQPVHGEAKRVTDGIMMCKPLVLSTGEWALPASTWRETDESARMIVSDDQGKTWAQRGGCNVPKDVRAFDEHMFVERNDQSIWLLARTKYGIGESVSTDRGKTWSELAPSTIAHPSARFFIRRLDSGNLLLVKHGPIEERTGRSHLMAFVSIDHGRNWKGGLMLDERAGVSYPDGQQDADGVIHIIYDYNRTKDRHILLANFREEDVAAGKAITDSVKLQQVISDASGE; encoded by the coding sequence ATGAACCGAACCATCCCACTTGCGGTCTGTTTCATCCTCTCAACGCTTGGTGTCCTTCAAGCACAAGATTCCACATTCCTGGCGCCGCCAAAATACATCGGTCCACCTCAAACTATTCACGCGGTAACAAACCGAGCCTTCACGGGAATCCCCAGCCTTGCCGTCTCACGCGGTGGCCGACTTTGGGCAACCTGGTATGCAGGCAAAACCCCAAGGGAGGACGCCAACAACTACGTCGTTCTCAGCACCAGTGGCGATGGCGGAGAGACCTGGGAGGAAGTCCTCGTTGTTGATCCAGACGAGGATGGCCCGGTTCGAGCCTACGATCCCGAGCTGTGGATCGCACCCGACGGAAAGTTAAGACTGATCTGGGCACAGGCCGTCGGCCATTTGGGAACGATTGCGGGAGTTTGGTTTCTGGAGATCGAAGATCCTGATATGGGGCAACCAGTTCACGGCGAAGCGAAACGCGTTACCGATGGAATCATGATGTGCAAACCGCTCGTCCTCTCGACCGGCGAATGGGCATTGCCCGCTTCGACTTGGCGTGAGACCGATGAAAGTGCCCGCATGATTGTCTCGGATGACCAAGGAAAGACCTGGGCGCAACGCGGTGGCTGCAATGTCCCCAAAGACGTTCGCGCCTTCGACGAGCACATGTTTGTCGAGCGGAATGACCAATCGATCTGGCTGCTCGCTCGCACGAAATACGGAATCGGCGAAAGCGTCTCCACCGATCGAGGAAAGACTTGGTCCGAACTGGCACCATCAACAATTGCCCACCCCAGCGCCCGCTTCTTCATCCGACGACTCGATTCGGGCAACCTGCTTCTGGTCAAGCACGGCCCCATCGAGGAAAGAACGGGGCGTTCTCATCTGATGGCTTTCGTATCGATCGACCATGGCAGAAACTGGAAAGGCGGACTGATGCTCGATGAACGTGCAGGCGTCTCCTACCCTGATGGTCAACAAGATGCGGACGGCGTCATCCACATCATTTATGACTACAACCGCACCAAAGACCGGCACATCCTCTTGGCCAACTTTCGCGAAGAAGATGTTGCGGCAGGGAAAGCGATCACGGACTCAGTGAAATTGCAACAGGTGATCAGCGACGCGTCTGGTGAATAA
- a CDS encoding sulfatase family protein — translation MPSTRRLCASVVMRSRITVLSAMMTCLSLVLTSQNVTADKQPNILIIYADDLGYGDLSSYNEDCAYETPHLDQLAAEGIRFTDAHSPSTICSPSRYGLMSGQCVFRTGRRTTAFEGASGPSYLRPDDLSIAEMLQQAGYKTAIFGKWHLGLTWCGSDGKQLRGGFKDVTEIDYERSTPLIDGPNNQGFDESFVTPNCPTTDPLYLYIENGMVPVPANQRHKSDTLPNPGGKWRWDNDEGWKAPGYEFVEADVLFFQKTREFLGAHVNKSPEQPFFAIVSTQIAHAPVLPADQYSGSTQAGARGDFVRELDSLTGDLLDYLKELGVDDNTLIIFNSDNGPETMHTVWMREDHQHDAAGGWRGMKRDGWEGGHRVPMMMKWPGQISPGRISDQLINTTDIYKTLAAVANVNLPKNVALDSFNMLPELLGQVPAGESIRPHMITQSFRGEFQLRVGEWKYLDHTGSGGNNYNDRVLQPYAKRVAETDYPGQLYNLKQDPMETVNLYEQEAAKRKEMQALLKSIVE, via the coding sequence ATGCCTTCCACACGTCGCCTGTGTGCCTCCGTCGTCATGCGATCCCGCATCACGGTCCTCTCTGCAATGATGACCTGCCTGTCTTTGGTACTCACCAGCCAGAACGTCACGGCGGACAAGCAACCCAATATTCTGATCATCTATGCCGATGACCTCGGATACGGAGACCTGTCCTCGTACAACGAAGACTGCGCCTACGAGACACCTCACTTGGATCAACTGGCAGCCGAAGGCATTCGATTCACGGACGCGCACAGCCCCTCGACCATTTGCTCCCCGTCACGCTACGGATTGATGAGCGGTCAGTGTGTTTTCCGAACCGGGCGGCGAACTACGGCGTTCGAAGGAGCGAGTGGGCCGAGCTACCTGCGACCGGATGACTTATCGATCGCGGAAATGCTTCAGCAGGCCGGTTACAAAACAGCCATTTTTGGCAAATGGCACCTCGGGCTGACGTGGTGCGGCAGCGACGGCAAACAACTGCGAGGTGGTTTCAAAGATGTCACGGAAATTGATTACGAACGAAGCACGCCGCTGATCGATGGCCCCAACAACCAAGGCTTTGACGAATCATTCGTGACTCCCAACTGCCCCACAACGGACCCGTTGTATCTGTATATCGAAAACGGCATGGTCCCCGTGCCCGCCAATCAACGACACAAGAGCGACACGCTTCCTAACCCCGGCGGAAAATGGCGATGGGACAACGACGAGGGATGGAAAGCCCCCGGCTACGAGTTCGTCGAAGCGGACGTGCTCTTCTTTCAAAAGACGCGAGAATTTCTTGGTGCTCACGTCAACAAGTCACCTGAGCAACCTTTCTTCGCCATTGTCTCCACCCAGATCGCACACGCCCCGGTACTTCCCGCCGATCAATACTCAGGGTCCACGCAGGCCGGTGCCCGAGGCGATTTTGTTCGAGAACTCGATTCGCTCACCGGGGACTTGCTCGATTACTTGAAGGAACTCGGCGTCGACGACAACACGCTCATCATCTTCAACTCCGACAACGGTCCCGAAACCATGCACACCGTGTGGATGCGTGAAGACCACCAGCACGACGCCGCTGGTGGATGGCGTGGAATGAAACGCGATGGATGGGAAGGCGGCCACCGTGTCCCCATGATGATGAAGTGGCCCGGACAGATCTCACCCGGTCGCATTTCGGATCAATTGATCAACACGACCGACATCTACAAAACCCTGGCGGCGGTCGCAAACGTGAACCTGCCCAAGAACGTTGCCCTGGACAGTTTCAACATGCTTCCCGAGCTTCTAGGACAAGTCCCCGCGGGCGAGTCCATTCGCCCTCACATGATCACACAAAGTTTTCGCGGCGAATTTCAACTTCGAGTCGGTGAATGGAAGTACTTGGATCACACCGGATCGGGAGGCAACAACTACAACGACCGAGTGCTCCAACCCTACGCGAAAAGGGTTGCTGAGACCGACTACCCGGGCCAGCTTTACAACCTGAAGCAAGACCCGATGGAGACAGTGAATCTATACGAACAAGAAGCCGCGAAACGGAAAGAGATGCAAGCGTTGCTAAAATCGATCGTCGAGTGA